Proteins from one Mycobacterium sp. EPa45 genomic window:
- the hxsA2 gene encoding His-Xaa-Ser repeat protein HxsA2: protein MRETPKVVSLATALAALATPAVVPPIAHAADSNGVQVGIDAQERIPTEAETARPVDAELMSFTVQQTRDGMLFPQHSSHSSHASHASHASHASSSPGYGVPDTPYVPYVPDVPYVPNPIYAPPVVAPPVVAPPVVAPPAATTGPAPANTADVAAVACARASYGLGVNDIANELQQTFGLGAGDAANIARQALAAVLAGGHYCDGSHGE, encoded by the coding sequence ATGCGTGAGACTCCAAAGGTTGTAAGTCTCGCGACGGCACTTGCTGCCCTCGCGACGCCAGCGGTCGTCCCGCCGATCGCCCATGCGGCGGACTCAAATGGAGTTCAGGTCGGCATTGACGCGCAGGAACGGATTCCGACGGAGGCAGAAACCGCGCGTCCGGTCGACGCGGAACTCATGAGCTTCACAGTGCAGCAGACCAGGGACGGCATGTTGTTCCCGCAGCACAGTTCTCACTCGTCGCACGCATCGCATGCCTCGCACGCGTCGCATGCATCGTCCAGCCCGGGATATGGCGTCCCCGATACGCCCTACGTGCCGTATGTGCCCGATGTGCCCTACGTACCGAACCCGATTTACGCGCCGCCGGTCGTAGCCCCTCCCGTCGTAGCTCCTCCCGTCGTAGCTCCTCCCGCAGCGACAACCGGACCGGCGCCCGCGAACACCGCTGATGTCGCCGCCGTTGCGTGCGCACGGGCGAGCTATGGCCTTGGCGTGAATGACATCGCGAATGAGCTGCAACAGACCTTTGGCTTAGGGGCCGGCGATGCTGCGAATATCGCGAGACAAGCATTGGCTGCCGTACTTGCGGGTGGGCATTACTGCGACGGCTCCCACGGTGAATGA
- a CDS encoding STAS domain-containing protein, with the protein MVEGSSGSDRYQPEPVEVATSWVGKVAVVSFTGTLDMRTTPQLMHALDAVIAQQPSAVIADLSSVDFMASAGMTVLITADEKCSAQTRFGVVTPDPITSRPMRLIGLHDFVSMFETLDEAVTALGGDDQPEPDQPSSAAPPPEPAPS; encoded by the coding sequence GTGGTCGAAGGATCCAGCGGATCAGATCGGTACCAACCTGAGCCGGTCGAGGTCGCCACGTCCTGGGTTGGCAAGGTGGCCGTCGTCAGTTTCACCGGAACGCTGGACATGCGCACCACACCGCAGCTGATGCACGCCCTTGATGCCGTCATTGCGCAACAACCGTCGGCTGTCATCGCAGATCTGTCATCGGTGGACTTCATGGCCTCGGCAGGAATGACCGTGTTGATCACCGCAGATGAAAAGTGTTCAGCACAAACCCGTTTCGGTGTCGTCACGCCCGATCCCATCACCAGCAGACCGATGAGGCTCATCGGTCTTCACGATTTCGTGTCGATGTTCGAGACTTTGGACGAGGCGGTCACTGCGCTTGGCGGCGATGACCAGCCGGAGCCAGACCAACCCAGCAGTGCCGCGCCGCCACCGGAACCAGCACCGAGCTGA
- a CDS encoding DUF6319 family protein encodes MTMTADTQTPSAEAETQDMLLRPIGAAVPESSAASPSESSEPTKAPAKKAGKKTKTLELTLTVTGSADGEWRADLKRGTTYLTRDLTIAAAAVSRAANELHEDLVAPIDEVIEAARAEHAAKVAALEAELEAARKALADLD; translated from the coding sequence GTGACCATGACTGCAGACACCCAAACACCCTCAGCCGAGGCCGAGACGCAGGACATGTTGCTTCGCCCGATCGGAGCGGCGGTGCCCGAATCCTCGGCGGCGTCCCCGTCGGAATCGTCCGAGCCAACAAAGGCCCCGGCCAAAAAGGCCGGCAAGAAGACCAAGACGCTCGAGCTCACTCTCACGGTCACCGGTTCCGCCGACGGCGAGTGGCGGGCAGACCTCAAGCGCGGCACGACCTACCTGACCCGCGACCTCACGATCGCCGCGGCCGCCGTATCCCGGGCCGCCAACGAATTGCACGAGGATCTCGTCGCCCCGATCGACGAGGTCATCGAAGCAGCACGTGCCGAGCATGCCGCGAAGGTCGCCGCACTCGAAGCTGAACTCGAAGCTGCCCGAAAGGCCCTGGCCGATCTCGACTGA
- a CDS encoding RsiV family protein produces the protein MRSVSVAAVVAFAAVCVSPGLAAAAPKDYCADLKGGNTGKTCEIQLSDPGYRVDISIPLDYPDQKSVADYVSQTRDAFLNTAKSGAPRSTPYVLSIRPTEYSSAVPPRGTQAVVFTVNQDVGGGQPQTTYKAFNWDQSYRKAITYTAAPDDKEHTPLWRVDDPLKTVAPIVQSELQQQLAPPPPVAPPTPPAQPGQPVTTTPTTTAPPAAPLPFASAALYNPANYQNFAVVNDGVMFFFDQGTLLPASAGALHVLVPRSAIDPMIA, from the coding sequence ATGCGTTCTGTCAGCGTGGCAGCGGTCGTCGCGTTTGCCGCCGTTTGCGTTTCTCCTGGGCTGGCGGCAGCGGCCCCGAAGGACTACTGCGCCGACCTCAAGGGCGGCAACACCGGCAAGACGTGCGAGATCCAGCTTTCGGATCCTGGATACCGCGTTGACATCAGCATCCCGCTGGACTATCCCGACCAGAAATCGGTCGCCGACTACGTTTCTCAGACGCGTGACGCGTTCCTCAACACGGCGAAATCTGGCGCGCCCCGCAGCACGCCGTACGTGTTGAGCATCAGGCCCACGGAATACAGTTCAGCGGTCCCCCCGCGCGGCACGCAGGCCGTGGTATTCACGGTGAACCAGGACGTCGGCGGCGGCCAGCCGCAGACGACGTACAAGGCCTTCAACTGGGACCAGAGCTATCGCAAGGCGATCACCTACACGGCCGCGCCGGACGATAAAGAACACACGCCGCTGTGGCGGGTGGACGATCCGCTGAAGACCGTCGCGCCGATCGTGCAGTCCGAGCTGCAGCAACAATTAGCACCGCCGCCCCCGGTTGCGCCGCCGACGCCGCCCGCGCAACCCGGACAACCGGTGACGACCACGCCGACGACCACTGCGCCGCCCGCGGCGCCGCTGCCGTTCGCTTCAGCCGCGCTGTACAACCCTGCCAACTATCAGAATTTCGCGGTTGTCAACGACGGGGTGATGTTCTTCTTCGACCAGGGAACGCTGTTGCCTGCTTCGGCCGGGGCGTTGCACGTGCTGGTACCTCGTTCTGCGATCGACCCGATGATCGCCTGA
- a CDS encoding SigB/SigF/SigG family RNA polymerase sigma factor, whose translation MFRRLKDLADDGPGFARQREAIIERTLPLAQHVARRFRGRGEDYDDLFQAASVGLINAVNRFDPDKGTEFLPFAVPTIMGEVRRHFRDRGWALKVPRRLKELQGQLAQARSELTQRTGRAPTASELAEHMDVDRETVVDALIAGSNYSTLSTDAPMGAQDDGGTLLSSLGGLDAGLAKVVDVETVRPLIAALPERERTVLMMRFFGDKTQTQIAEQLGISQMHVSRLLNRTLETLRSQAVPAEAESAQSTRGLEAQQSRKRAPRSLACPKAVTTPPTTPLAS comes from the coding sequence ATGTTTAGGCGGCTCAAAGACCTTGCTGACGACGGCCCGGGATTCGCGCGCCAGCGTGAAGCGATCATCGAACGCACCCTGCCTCTGGCCCAGCACGTGGCCCGACGTTTTCGCGGTCGCGGCGAAGACTACGACGACCTTTTCCAGGCCGCTTCCGTCGGTTTGATCAATGCAGTCAACCGTTTCGACCCCGACAAGGGCACCGAGTTCTTGCCATTTGCAGTCCCCACGATCATGGGTGAGGTCCGCAGGCACTTTCGTGATCGCGGCTGGGCCTTGAAAGTCCCACGCCGGCTGAAAGAATTGCAAGGGCAACTGGCGCAAGCCCGTTCCGAACTAACGCAGCGCACCGGCCGCGCACCGACAGCGTCCGAACTTGCCGAACATATGGACGTCGATCGTGAGACCGTGGTTGACGCCCTCATCGCGGGCAGCAATTACTCAACACTGTCGACGGATGCGCCAATGGGTGCGCAGGATGACGGCGGGACGCTGTTGAGTTCGTTGGGTGGTCTTGACGCCGGACTGGCCAAGGTCGTCGACGTGGAAACGGTGCGCCCGCTCATCGCCGCACTGCCCGAGCGTGAACGCACCGTGCTGATGATGAGATTCTTTGGCGACAAGACTCAAACTCAGATCGCCGAGCAACTCGGCATTTCGCAAATGCACGTCTCTCGTCTGCTCAACCGAACCCTCGAGACGCTGCGCAGCCAGGCAGTTCCAGCGGAGGCTGAGTCTGCGCAATCCACACGTGGGTTGGAGGCGCAACAATCCCGCAAGCGCGCGCCGCGCAGCCTGGCTTGCCCGAAGGCTGTCACGACGCCCCCGACCACCCCACTCGCATCCTGA
- the hxsB gene encoding His-Xaa-Ser system radical SAM maturase HxsB, protein MAGFAAADSFSPEKSDLHLLPIRFERLGADRFLVGNMVGDMAEMTAAELDRLCALDLAPGDGLYERAFERLFVGSTGQRAQQQLLALRLRSRLSFLRAATPLHLFVVTLRCEHSCPYCQVSRQSKDRVRYDMDQATASKAIDIALSAPAPLIKIEFQGGEPLLNFELIRWIVVTAKQRAAPLSKRLQFVIATNLALLSDEVLDFSAEHDILFSTSLDGPRDLHNKNRPRRGDNSYELAVAGIARIKDRLGQDKVGALMTTTEASLDRVEEIVDEYLEQGLDGIFLRPLSPYGFAIKTKQFQKYRGTDWLQFWKRGLRYILDVNKSGDRFPEFYSSLIVRRILSDEPIGYVDLRSPAGIGLGALVYNYDGTVFASDEARMLAEMGDRSFELGTVHEHSYRELVLSDTLVSAVANSLTQTAPQCSTCVFEPNCGADPVYHHATQQDLLGIKPLSEFCQRQKGVITHLFELLEHSPEDAAILRRWAS, encoded by the coding sequence ATGGCCGGCTTCGCCGCAGCGGATTCGTTCAGCCCTGAAAAATCCGATCTGCACCTTCTGCCTATCCGCTTTGAGCGGCTGGGCGCCGACCGTTTTCTTGTCGGCAACATGGTTGGCGACATGGCCGAAATGACCGCAGCGGAACTGGACCGTCTCTGCGCGCTCGACCTCGCGCCCGGCGACGGACTTTACGAGCGGGCGTTCGAAAGACTCTTCGTCGGGTCGACCGGGCAACGCGCGCAGCAGCAGCTCCTGGCGCTTCGCCTACGAAGCCGCCTGAGTTTTCTGCGAGCAGCCACGCCCCTTCACCTGTTTGTCGTCACGCTGCGCTGCGAGCATTCCTGCCCCTACTGCCAGGTCTCCCGCCAAAGCAAGGACCGGGTCCGCTACGACATGGACCAGGCGACCGCGTCAAAGGCGATTGATATCGCCCTTTCCGCGCCCGCCCCGCTGATCAAGATCGAGTTTCAAGGCGGCGAGCCGCTGCTGAACTTCGAACTCATCCGATGGATCGTCGTAACGGCGAAACAGCGGGCCGCTCCCCTGAGCAAGCGGCTGCAATTTGTGATCGCCACGAACCTGGCCCTGCTCAGCGACGAAGTGCTCGACTTCAGCGCTGAGCACGACATTCTTTTCAGCACGTCGTTAGACGGCCCGCGCGACCTTCACAACAAGAACCGGCCGCGCCGTGGCGATAACAGCTATGAACTCGCGGTCGCGGGTATCGCGCGCATTAAGGATCGCCTTGGTCAGGACAAGGTCGGTGCGTTGATGACCACCACCGAAGCCAGTCTGGATCGCGTCGAGGAGATCGTCGATGAGTATCTCGAGCAGGGTCTCGACGGCATCTTCCTTAGGCCACTGTCTCCCTACGGCTTTGCGATCAAGACCAAGCAGTTCCAGAAATACCGCGGGACTGACTGGCTCCAATTTTGGAAACGTGGTCTGCGCTACATCCTCGATGTCAACAAGTCCGGCGATCGCTTTCCTGAGTTCTACTCGTCGCTCATTGTTCGCCGGATACTCAGCGATGAACCCATCGGCTATGTCGACCTCAGAAGCCCGGCCGGCATTGGTCTGGGAGCTCTGGTCTACAACTACGACGGAACCGTCTTCGCCTCTGACGAGGCCCGAATGCTGGCCGAAATGGGAGACCGCAGTTTCGAACTGGGCACCGTGCACGAGCACAGTTATCGAGAGCTGGTGTTATCAGACACCCTAGTGTCGGCGGTCGCTAACTCGCTCACCCAAACCGCGCCACAATGCTCCACCTGCGTCTTCGAACCCAACTGCGGCGCAGACCCTGTCTATCATCATGCAACCCAACAAGATCTGCTAGGAATCAAGCCACTATCGGAGTTCTGCCAACGGCAAAAAGGTGTCATCACCCATCTTTTCGAGCTGCTCGAACACTCGCCCGAGGACGCCGCCATCCTCCGGCGATGGGCGTCATGA